In Aedes albopictus strain Foshan chromosome 3, AalbF5, whole genome shotgun sequence, the following are encoded in one genomic region:
- the LOC134291888 gene encoding uncharacterized protein LOC134291888, with translation MKLYDPLGFVAHFVVHGKILMQEIWRSGTNWDEPIAEHLLAIWSRWIELYECINEVKIPRCFFGDLQPGEVEEIEIHMFTDASEAACACVAYVRMSSKGSIQCLMVAAKTKVAPLRTLSIPRLELQAAMMGSRLLHNICAALTLNVQKRFLWTDSATVLAWLRSDNRRYHQFVSFRVGGILSLTSVDEWNYVPSKLNVADDATKWNSGPSFDPEGRWFQGPSFLREPKDSWPKESANKVKEIHATSEEIRVVAVHQKIEEVIEPERYSSWNRMVRTMAYVYWTVMIWKRLSDKDKRSSGPGKDEFVKAEESLWRQAQANVYPEEICDLRNDRRVEKRSPLHKMSPFLDEQGVIRMESRIGNAPHLPYSAKYPVVMPRHHRITFLLVDSYHRRFLHANGETVCNELRQQFYIPKLRVLVRKVSRQCQHCKILKANPTPPRMGPLPRVRLTPFIRPFTYVGVDYMGPFMVKMGRSSVKRWICLFTCLTIRAIHLELVHTLTTTSCVMAFRRFVARRGAPLEVFSDNGTNFVGAHRQLTEELQRIKEINESCASTFTNAHTQWHFNVPAAPHMGGPWERMVRSVKVAMQAVSNSLRHPSDEVMETIMLEAEGIVNSRPLTYVPLESDNQEALTPNHFLLYGSSGIKQPTTNPVHNGNILRDSYRLAQRIVDEFWTRWTREYLPMLTRRVKWFDPVKPLEPGDIVVVIGDTVRNHWERGRILETYPDKSGQVRRAKVQTTRGVFIRHAVKLAKLDVAEPTEADDKPPETEVVHGVEDVDDTPRSSRRAVKQLSVPARSV, from the coding sequence ATGAAGCTTTATGACCCCTTGGGATTTGTGGCGCATTTCGTGGTGCATGGAAAAATTCTAATGCAGGAAATCTGGCGATCGGGAACAAACTGGGACGAACCCATTGCAGAGCATCTGTTGGCGATATGGAGCAGGTGGATCGAGTTGTACGAGTGCATCAACGAAGTCAAGATTCCTCGATGTTTTTTCGGCGATCTTCAACCGGGGGAAGTTGAAGAGattgaaattcacatgttcaCGGATGCCAGTGAAGCGGCATGCGCATGCGTTGCCTATGTGAGGATGTCGTCAAAGGGAAGTATCCAGTGTTTGATGGTAGCTGCAAAAACAAAAGTAGCGCCACTTCGGACGCTTTCAATCCCTCGCTTAGAACTTCAAGCCGCCATGATGGGATCCCGTTTGCTTCATAACATCTGTGCTGCTCTCACCCTCAACGTTCAGAAGCGTTTTTTATGGACAGACTCAGCTACGGTTCTAGCGTGGCTCCGATCGGACAATCGGAGATACCATCAGTTCGTATCTTTTCGCGTCGGAGGAATCTTGTCGCTCACTAGCGTGGACGAGTGGAATTACGTGCCGTCAAAACTAAATGTAGCCGATGACGCCACCAAATGGAATTCAGGACCGTCTTTCGACCCGGAGGGACGATGGTTCCAAGGCCCATCATTTTTGCGAGAACCAAAAGACAGCTGGCCGAAAGAATCTGCAAATAAAGTAAAGGAAATCCATGCAACGAGTGAAGAGATTCGTGTTGTGGCGGTGCACCAAAAGATAGAGGAAGTGATTGAACCCGAACGCTACTCAAGTTGGAATCGTATGGTTAGAACGATGGCCTACGTTTACTGGACGGTGATGATTTGGAAGCGTTTATCGGACAAGGACAAGCGAAGTTCGGGACCGGGGAAGGATGAATTCGTCAAGGCAGAGGAATCACTTTGGCGACAAGCGCAGGCGAACGTATACCCGGAGGAGATTTGCGATCTGAGGAATGATCGTAGAGTTGAGAAGCGAAGTCCGCTGCACAAGATGTCTCCATTTCTCGATGAGCAAGGCGTTATTCGGATGGAAAGCCGAATCGGGAACGCTCCACATCTTCCATATTCGGCCAAGTATCCCGTAGTAATGCCGAGGCATCATCGCATAACATTCCTACTGGTAGACTCCTACCATCGACGATTCCTTCACGCTAATGGCGAAACTGTTTGTAATGAGCTGCGGCAACAGTTCTATATCCCTAAACTTCGGGTACTGGTGCGAAAAGTTAGTCGTCAATGCCAGCACTGCAAAATACTGAAAGCCAACCCAACGCCACCAAGAATGGGGCCATTGCCTAGAGTCCGTCTTACGCCGTTCATTCGACCATTCACGTACGTGGGCGTGGATTATATGGGGCCTTTCATGGTAAAGATGGGGCGCAGCAGCGTGAAGCGGTGGATTTGTCTTTTTACCTGCCTCACAATCCGTGCAATACATTTGGAGCTAGTTCACACTTTGACGACAACATCCTGTGTAATGGCTTTTCGGAGATTTGTAGCAAGACGTGGGGCACCGTTAGAAGTCTTTTCGGACAATGGCACCAACTTTGTTGGTGCACATCGACAGTTAACGGAGGAGCTGCAAAGGATAAAGGAGATCAACGAAAGCTGCGCATCCACATTTACCAACGCACACACCCAGTGGCACTTTAATGTTCCGGCCGCTCCCCACATGGGTGGACCCTGGGAACGTATGGTGCGATCCGTTAAAGTAGCGATGCAGGCCGTGTCCAACAGCCTACGTCACCCTAGTGACGAAGTTATGGAGACGATCATGTTAGAGGCGGAAGGAATCGTAAACTCACGCCCCCTAACATACGTGCCCTTGGAATCCGACAACCAAGAGGCACTAACACCCAACCATTTTTTGTTGTACGGGTCGTCCGGTATTAAGCAACCGACGACCAATCCTGTTCACAACGGAAATATCCTCCGAGACAGCTATAGACTGGCGCAGCGCATTGTAGACGAATTCTGGACTAGGTGGACACGGGAGTACCTTCCTATGTTGACTAGGCGGGTAAAGTGGTTTGATCCAGTGAAGCCGTTAGAGCCTGGCGATATAGTCGTTGTTATAGGCGATACAGTAAGGAACCATTGGGAGCGAGGACGTATATTGGAAACCTATCCGGATAAATCCGGGCAAGTGAGGCGTGCAAAGGTGCAGACAACGAGAGGAGTTTTTATCAGACATGCTGTAAAGTTGGCTAAGCTCGATGTTGCAGAACCCACGGAAGCTGACGACAAGCCTCCGGAAACGGAAGTTGTTCACGGGGTGGAGGATGTCGACGATACCCCTCGTAGTAGCAGAAGAGCGGTGAAACAACTGTCCGTTCCCGCACGGTCGGTGTAA